Part of the Sphaerochaeta associata genome is shown below.
CCTGAACCGAACGGGTATCTGCACATCGGTCACATCAAATCGATCTGCCTGAATTTCGGTCTTGCAGAAAAATACAAAGGCCGATGCCATCTCCGACTTGACGATACCAATCCCGAGAAGGAAGACATCGAGTACATCAGGTCCATCATGCGCGATATCCGCTGGCTGGGCTTCGATTGGGGCAAATACGAGTATCATGCCTCCGACTACTACCAGCAGCTCTATGAAATCGCCGTACGTTTGATCGAGGAGGGCAAAGCCTTTGTCGACAACTTGACGGCCGAGGAGATGAAGGAATATCGCGGGACGTTGACCGAAGGCGGCAAGAACAGCCCCTATCGCGATCGAAGCATCCAGGAGAATCTCAGGCTCTTTGAGGAGATGCGCCAGGGCAAGCACCCGGAAGGCTCGTTGGTCCTGAGGGCGAAGATCGACATGTCCAGCCCGAACATAAACATGCGGGACCCGGTGCTCTATCGGATAAAGTTCGCTTCCCACCCCCGTACAGGCGACACATGGTGCATCTATCCGATGTACGACTTCACCCACCCCATCAGTGATGCCATCGAGGGAATCACCCACTCGATCTGCACCCTTGAGTTCGAGGACCATCGACCTGCCTACGATTGGGCCACCTCGATCGACGGCATCGACCATACCCCTCATCAGTATGAGTTCGCACGTTTGAACATCAACTATCTGGTGATGAGCAAGCGGCGTCTGCTCAACTTGGTGAAGCTCGGCATTGTCGACGGGTGGGACGACCCACGCATGCCCACCATAAGCGGTATACGCAGACGAGGGTATTCTCCTGAATCAATGAAGGACTTTGTAAGCCGTATCGGAGTCGCCAAGGTGGAGGGCGTAGTCGACTACTCGCTGCTGGAATTCTGTGTCCGTGAGGACCTCAACAAGCGCTCAGAGCGGTTGATGGTTGTACTCGATCCCGTAAGGTTGGTCATTGACAACTATCCCGAGGGTAAGGTTGAGTATTTCGAGGCTGTAAACAATCCCGAAGACCCCGATAGCGCCACCCATCAGATTCCCTTTTCTCGTGAATTGTTCATCGAGAAGGAAGACTTCATGGAAGTTCCATCAAAAGGATACCACCGCTTGTTCATAGGAGGAGAAATCCGCCTCAAGTATGCCTACTACGTCACCGCGCACTCGGTGGTCAAGGACGAAGAGGGCAACATCGTCGAAGTACACTGCACCTACGATCCCGAATCCAGGGGAGGAACGACGCCCGATAACCGCAAGGTGAAAGGAACCAGCCACTGGGTCAGTGCCACCGAAGGCGTCACCATCGAGGCCCGCCTCTATGACAAGCTCTTCCAAACCGAATATCCAGGAGCGGCAACCGGAAACTATCTGGATGATCTAAACCCCGATTCCTTGAAAATTGTGACCAATGCAAAGGCTGAACCCGAGATTCTCAATGCCAAAGTCGGTGATTACCTGCAGTTCATCAGAAACGGATATTTCTGCAAGGACAACCACAGTGAAGGATTGGTTTTCAACCGAACCGTAACGTTGAAGGACTCCTGGGCCAAGCTCAAGCAAAAAATGGGAATGTAGGATACATGATACGGGGGACGGTGTTCGTCCCCCTGCCTGCAGGGAGAGACTATGGATTACTTCTTTGACCAGCACTTCCACGTCATGCATATATCCCATCCGAATCTCATCAGCTTTTTCTCATCGTTGGACACCGGCATTCCCGATCTCATCACCAGCGGAGCACTCTCTCCCAGTTATATTCTCACGACCAAGAATAGAAAAGGCCCGGTGCTGCTCAACCGTCTTACCAATACACTGACCACCTTCGAGCAGACCATCGGGCAGACGTTGGTGATGATGGAGGATGACTTGAGAGGGGTGTTTACCTCCCATGAGGAAGGAGCACCCAGACCCGAGCTGCCCTACATCAGGGAAGGGAAACTGCACATGAGGGGCCGCGCCTATGACAAAATGGCGATGTGTCCGCTTCTCATGGATTTCTCCAGCAACCAAATCCGTAAGGAGACGTTGTATTATCCCACACCCAAGGAACAGAAAATCCTCGATTATGTTCAGGATACGCTGCAAGGCTTTGAATATTATCGCAAGGAACGTCCCGACGGCCTCTTCGAGTTCTTTCCGTTTCTAGGAATCAACCCCCCGGTCCACTCCCTCTCCTTCATCAAGGAGTTGTTGGAAACATATCTTCCAATTGATCCCAAGGGGAAGAAAAACAGGCAGTTCTACGGTATCAAGTTCTACCCCCCTCTTGGGTATGACCCGTGGCCTTCCGATGAAAAAGAGCGCGAAAAAGTTCTGTACATCTATGAATTCTGCAATCAAAACGACATCCCCATCATGACGCACTGTGATGACCAAGGTTTTCGCGGAGTTCCTGCCAAGGAAGCATGGAAGTACACCGCTCCGTCGGCCTACAAGCCGGTGCTCGCCCGCTTTCCGATGCTTCGCATCGATTTTGCCCATTACGGATGGCAATATACACCACTGCAGAAAAATCCGCTTACGGTGATCTCAGGCCTGACCAGCAAAGTCCCCGATTCCACCTGGTTCTATGAGATTACCGAGCTGATGCTGCTCTACCCCAATATCTATGCCGATGTATCCTTCAGCGGCAGTAATCATGACTTCTATACGCTATTGGTCAACTACCTCAATTCATTGGATGAGGAACAGAGGAAGATTATTCTCAGCCGCTCGCTGTTCGGTACCGACTTCTCAGTGAATCTGATGAAGGTGGAAAGCTACACCTCCTACTACCGGATGTTTGAACAATCACCGCTTTCCGATGACCAAGTGCATGCAATGGTTTGTGAAAATCCACTCCGTTTCATGAATTTCGGGCGTTAAAAAGGCAGGCCTGAAGCCTGCCTCTGTAGCGCTACGATGCCTACGCTTAGTAATTCTTGGCAACAATCTCGAAATAGGCCTGAGGATGAGCGCAAACAGGGCACATGCCGGGAGCCTTCTTGCCGATTACAATGTGACCGCAGTTGGAGCACTTCCAAATCTGGTCGCCCTCACGGCTGAAGACCAAGGAACCTTCGACATTCTTCAGAAGGTCGAGATAGCGCTGCTCGTGGTGCTTCTCAATGGCTGCAACCATTTCAAAGAGGGTGGCAATCTTATTGAATCCTTCCTCACGGGCTTCTTTTGCGAAACCAGCATACATCTCGGTCCACTCGTAATGCTCACCGGCAGCAGCATCCTTGAGGTTGGTAGCGGTATCATGAATCTCCCCACCTTCCTGCAGAAGCTTGTACCAAATCTTGGCATGTTCCTTTTCGTTGAAAGCAGTCTCTTCAAACAGATTGGCGATCTGCACATATCCTTCTTTCTTGGCCTGGGAAGCATAATACGTGTACTTGTTACGAGCCATGGATTCCCCTGCAAATGCGGTGTTCAGATTGGCTTCCGTCTTTGATCCTTTCAATTCCATACCTTACTCCTTCACTGCCTCACAGCAGCATGCTTTTTTTGACAATCGGGACAAACCCCGTTGAACACTATCTCGTAAGATTCCAGGACATATCCAAAGGTTTCCACATTCTTGGCACAGAGGTTGATGTCATCGAACACCTCAATATCGCTGACCTGTTTGCAATCCGTGCATTGGATATGGTAATGATTGCCCAAGGTACGGTCGAAATGATCAGGTCCGCCGAGA
Proteins encoded:
- a CDS encoding amidohydrolase family protein; the protein is MDYFFDQHFHVMHISHPNLISFFSSLDTGIPDLITSGALSPSYILTTKNRKGPVLLNRLTNTLTTFEQTIGQTLVMMEDDLRGVFTSHEEGAPRPELPYIREGKLHMRGRAYDKMAMCPLLMDFSSNQIRKETLYYPTPKEQKILDYVQDTLQGFEYYRKERPDGLFEFFPFLGINPPVHSLSFIKELLETYLPIDPKGKKNRQFYGIKFYPPLGYDPWPSDEKEREKVLYIYEFCNQNDIPIMTHCDDQGFRGVPAKEAWKYTAPSAYKPVLARFPMLRIDFAHYGWQYTPLQKNPLTVISGLTSKVPDSTWFYEITELMLLYPNIYADVSFSGSNHDFYTLLVNYLNSLDEEQRKIILSRSLFGTDFSVNLMKVESYTSYYRMFEQSPLSDDQVHAMVCENPLRFMNFGR
- the rbr gene encoding rubrerythrin, giving the protein MELKGSKTEANLNTAFAGESMARNKYTYYASQAKKEGYVQIANLFEETAFNEKEHAKIWYKLLQEGGEIHDTATNLKDAAAGEHYEWTEMYAGFAKEAREEGFNKIATLFEMVAAIEKHHEQRYLDLLKNVEGSLVFSREGDQIWKCSNCGHIVIGKKAPGMCPVCAHPQAYFEIVAKNY
- a CDS encoding glutamine--tRNA ligase/YqeY domain fusion protein is translated as MDERTEEKTPLNFLERIIEDDLANGRVPDNTIVTRFPPEPNGYLHIGHIKSICLNFGLAEKYKGRCHLRLDDTNPEKEDIEYIRSIMRDIRWLGFDWGKYEYHASDYYQQLYEIAVRLIEEGKAFVDNLTAEEMKEYRGTLTEGGKNSPYRDRSIQENLRLFEEMRQGKHPEGSLVLRAKIDMSSPNINMRDPVLYRIKFASHPRTGDTWCIYPMYDFTHPISDAIEGITHSICTLEFEDHRPAYDWATSIDGIDHTPHQYEFARLNINYLVMSKRRLLNLVKLGIVDGWDDPRMPTISGIRRRGYSPESMKDFVSRIGVAKVEGVVDYSLLEFCVREDLNKRSERLMVVLDPVRLVIDNYPEGKVEYFEAVNNPEDPDSATHQIPFSRELFIEKEDFMEVPSKGYHRLFIGGEIRLKYAYYVTAHSVVKDEEGNIVEVHCTYDPESRGGTTPDNRKVKGTSHWVSATEGVTIEARLYDKLFQTEYPGAATGNYLDDLNPDSLKIVTNAKAEPEILNAKVGDYLQFIRNGYFCKDNHSEGLVFNRTVTLKDSWAKLKQKMGM
- a CDS encoding Fur family transcriptional regulator; amino-acid sequence: MKEKRQTIQKGLVWEAVTTATNHPNAEQIYENIVLKHPSISRATVYRNLNMLVDEGKVKRIRVLGGPDHFDRTLGNHYHIQCTDCKQVSDIEVFDDINLCAKNVETFGYVLESYEIVFNGVCPDCQKKHAAVRQ